The Scyliorhinus canicula chromosome 21, sScyCan1.1, whole genome shotgun sequence region ACCCTCTAGGTTAGATGACCTACAGAGTATAGACGCCCTGGCCCAAATGCCCTACTTCATGAATAGGATTATCGATACAATCTGGACTCTGTTGGCCGTCTCCCCCTCACCTGCTCGACCTTggccgggtcctggagctgctccCTGGCCGCTGTCTCGTACTCGTCTTCGCTGTTGTAGCCGGCTCCTTCCTCCTGGGAAGCCCCGGGGCTGCCAGGGGTCGGCAGGTTGATGCCGCCGCCTCCCCCACCGCCGCCACATCCCGCGCCCCCTAACCCTCCCGCCCCGGCGGCCGGGTTGCCCAGGCCGGACCCGGTGGCCCCGCTCTGCGGAGGCGCCGAGGAGGAGGATGACGAGGGCGGGACCGGGGGTCGAGGGTGGCCGGGCGCTCCGGGGGCCAGCAGGCGGTGGTGGTGCCGGTGGTACTGGAGGACGTGGTGGAggccgaggggcggagggggcggcggagggggagcttgatggcggtggtggtggcggtggcTCCGGCGCCCACTGCGGTGGGGCGAGGCCCGGTGCCGCCGCTtgggagggggtggcagcagcagcagccccctccccctgctgccccccgccgccgccagcgcccccctGCGGCCCCCCTGGTGCTGCAGCCAGTGCGAGGCCGGCGCCGGCGCCTGGGAGCCGGCCTGCATGGGGCCCGCCGGGGGCAGGGCCAGGGGCAGGGCCGAGCCGCCGGCCACCCCCccggggcaggaggaggaggacgaggaggatgaggtggaacaggaggaggatgaggaggacgaGGAGCAGCAGGGCCCGGCCGCTACCGGCAGCGGCGGCGGGGGAGTGGGCGAGGCCCGGGGCCTGGAGCCGGGCCCCGGCCTGCCGTCCGCCTCGTCCCCCCGCTCGGCCTGCGGCTTGGGGAGGATGGTCATTGTGAGGGGCTCAGCCTGTgctgggggacggggagggggtcagggggcGGCGGAAGGCTCCTCAGGCGGTGCTGGCGGCGGTGCTGGTGGCGGCgacctcctccccgcccccctctctctctctctctctctcctcccttcacAACAAACAGCCGGCGCCGccgccacccccctctctcttagACACAGGCCTCACTTCCGCCCCGCAGAAACCTCTCACTTCCGGTGCCACGCCGAACAGGTTGCCCCGCACTGACGTCAATGCGTACCCACCACTCGACCTCCGAGCCTCGTCCTGACGTCAACGTCCCAGCCCGACCCTGACATCAAACTGAAGACTCCCCGGCTACGATCCGCCGCCACACCCTCTTGGTGACGCCACCGCGTACAAGTCGTTCGCCCCACCCCCGGAGCCGTGCACTGACGTCACCGCGTACTAAAAACGGTGCtgatcccactcccccctctattTTGACCTCTTACGCGTCCACGTCACCGCACCGGTCTACCCTTTGATGACGTCACCGCGCAGCCacacccggccccgccccctctctccaaTGTCCCGCCCACCCCAGATGAGGTCACGGCCGGGGCCCGCAATGACGTCACCACCGACCGCGGCGCGCCCCGCAATGAAGTCACCGCGCACCCTCACGTGTCCAGACGCCGCTCCTCCCGCTTCTCTCCGGTCAGGCGCCCcttttctccccttcccctccaactcaaagGCGAATCACCCCAGCCCCACTGCTGCTTGCACACTCCGCCCCGTCCCCCAACGCAATCCCGCTGTCACTTTGCTGCTgctccccctcctgctcctatccccAGCCTCTACAATCGGCGGTGAGGTCACCAAAGGGTccccacccagagactgctcccaCAGTGACGTCAGCGCGCAGGGCCCGGTGCACCGCAGTGACGTCAGCCCGCCGACCAGCAGCCGCCCGTGACGACAGGGCGCAGAGCCGGTGCCCCACAGTGACGTCAGCCGGGCGGGTGCCCCGCAGCGATGACAACGCGCCCGGGAGGGTGCCCCGCAGCGACGTCAGTGCGCAGAACCCCGCCCACCGTCGTTCCAGAAGCGTCGACGCTCCGCCGGACAGACGCTGGATTTTCTGGCGAAGGAAACTCAGTTCTTTATCTTTTCACGGTGCGGTGCCGCTCAGGTTATATTTATAGCTATGCAAGTTTTTCTTCTTGCCCGTTTAGTTATGTCGGTGAGTTTTACAGTGATGGGCGACGCTGATTCCCACACTGCTTCGGCCGCCTTTTCAGCTTCTCCCTCAGTGATGCCCCTCGGACACAAACAACAACAAGGCCAGGCTTGCCTTCCGGTGCCCCGCAATCAGCTCACCGGAAGTAACCTGTCTGACAGGATCGAGTGCCGATGCCCCGCAGCGGATCAATGACGTCATGCCGTGGATGACGTTTTCGCCAAACGTCCTTACGCACCCCTTTGCCCTGCGTGTTTACGTCAACGCGCGGCGGTTCTCTGCCCGCAATGACGACACCCTTTCCGTGCCCCGCACAGAAATGGCGGGGATGAGTCAATCCATTTATCTCAAACTGGAAGGAGGGACATTTTTAAATGGGAAGCGAGGCCACAAGGCAGCTTCAGAGGTGGCATGGTTTGCAATTcatgaaccatagaatccctgcagtgctgcaggaggtcactcggcccatcgtgtctgctgcaACCGTCTGAAAGATCATTTTACctgggcccattcccctgccctaaccccataaccctgcatattgacacaaagggacaatttagcatggccaatccacctaaccttcacatctttagactatagaaggaaactggagcacccggaggaaacccacgcagacactgggagaacgtgcaaactccacacagagtcacacaaggccggaattgaacccgggtccatggtccctgtgaggcagcagtgctaaccactgtgttgctgaAGGCGGACACGTCAGCTTGTAATGTCGCTGTCTGATCAGGATAGTGCAACGAGGGCTCCCTAGATTGGGATCCCTTAGATACGGAGGAGGCGAAACATagtaaatagaagcaggaggaggccatttggccctttgagaacTGTtccgccatttaaaaaaaaaagttagagtacccaattcattttattttccaattaaggggcaatttagcgtggccaatccgcctgccctgcacatctttgggttgtggggtcgaaacccacgcaaacacggggagaatgtgcaaactccacacggacagtgacccagagccgggatcgaagcagggacctcagcgccgtgaagcagggctaacccactgtgccaccgtgttgcccttccgccattaattatgatcatggctgatcatccaactcagtagcctgatCCTGCTTTCCCTCATTTCCTTTCATCGTCTTCaccccaagtactatatctaacagcttcttgaaaacatcaaatgttttggcctcaatttttTCCtttgtagcgaattccacaggcccacaacTCTCCATGGGCCTATTGTCCCTGGAATTTCGAAGAATGTGAGACAATCTCATTGTGACGTACAAGATCCTGAGGCAGTTTGACAGGGAGGGCGCTGAGAGATTGTCTCCGCTGGGCGAGGAATCAaaaccacagggggggggggggggcacagtctcCGATTAGGCGGTGGAGAGCGGAGTGATTGTTTCGGACTAAAATGAGCGGAGATCTCACTCAAAGGGTTGCAAATCTTTGGGATTCCTGATCCTGGAGGTTTTCTACATTGTGCGCTGTCGAAGACTATTAAAGCGGGGATGGGACAGATTCCGGGTCTCTcgggggagcgggcaggaagtTGAAAACAAAGATCACCCGGGACGATATTGAattgggggggcaggaggggcagGGAAGCAGGCTGGTCGGGCAGAATGGTGGACGCCTGCTCCAATCTTCTTACATTTGCTTGCAACCTCTGGTCATACTTTAACCCACCTTGGCCCTGGCATCGCTGTGGTGAACCTGCCCCccatctcctctcctccccccccccccccccccatccctgcctctccTGAACCCCAGGTACTTGTCCTGTCCAGTGGTGCCTGGATCTGAGTCTGACCGGAGAACTCTGTATTAACAGACTGGAACATTCACCTCTTTCTGCACCAGGACGCAAGCCACTGTTTGCTAACTTTTCATGATTTCCAAACTCGGACCCCGCGATCTCTTCCCGCTCAttcccgtttttaaaaaaattgttccaGGAGAATGTGAAGCGTATCTGGCTGGGccgagcatttattgtccatctctaattggccattgagaaggtggtgggtgagccgccatcttgaacccgctgcagtccccgtatggtgcaggtacacccacggtgctgttagggaggaagttccaggattctgacccagagaCCGTGAAGGaaaggccgatatatttccaagtcgggatggtgtgtgtgtgtgtgttggggggggggggggaatcttggaGGTGGTGGGTGTTCCCCatggcatctgctgcctttgaccTTCTAgggggtagaggtggtgggtttgggcggcgctgtcgaaggagctttgggcgagtggctgcagtgcatcttgtagacggtacacacagtTGCCGCTGTGCATCGGTGGGTgcagggagtggatgttgaaggtgggggttagcgtgtcgatcgagccgggggggcggggggctgctttgtcctggatggtgttgagcttctcgagtgttgtcggagccgcgctcatccaggcgagtgggagAGTccatcactcctgacttgtgtgcttgtagatggtggacagactttggggggagtcaggaggtgagttactctccacaggattcccagcctctgacctgctctggtagccacagtatttatacggctgggtccagttcagtttctgatcaatggtaacccccaacacgttgattgtgggggattcagcgatggtaatgccattgaatgtcaaggggcgatggttagatcctctcttgttggaaaagGTCATGAAGTATCATTCGAAGTTGAAGAGAGTACACACTCCATCTTTGAATCAACCTGCTGCCTCTCGCCGTGTGGCAGTTTAGTTCGGAGCCTGCTATGACTGAATGATGAGCTGGAACTCGGGAAAGTTGCCCTCtgagatgcagttgaaggcctggccaccagatggTGCTGGGCCTCCACCCGGACATTGCAGGGGCCAAGCTGGCAATCTAGGAACACCAGGAAAGAGAACCTGCATTAAGTCCTTGTTCGCCCTCCTgactctgtaccaaccctgggGACAAAGCCAAAGGGAGCCCCTCAGAGGAGCTGTGCTCCCACCCTTCACAACCGCTATTCCAACACCCTTACCAACTTCCACCTTCTGTCAACCTCCACTCATCTCCAACTTGCATCAAATTCCCATTCgcacatcagcctcactgtctcCCGCTGACCCAGACTGGCTCCCAGTCTGGCAACATCTCCACTTTAAATATCTCACCCTCCTGTTCAAATCTCCATttgccccaccctatctctgtaacctcctccagcccctacacccgtccctatctctgtaacctcctccagcccctacacccctccctatctctgtaaccccctccagcccctacatcccaccctatctctgtaacctcctccagcccctacacccgtccctatctctgtaacctcctccagcccctacatccctccctatctctgtaacctcctccagcccctacaaccctccctatctctgtaacctcctccagccccaacaaccctccccatctctgtacctcctccagtccctacaaccctccctatctctctaacctcctccagcccctacacccctccctatctctgtaccttcctccagcccctacaaccctccctatctctgtaacctcctccagcccctacagccctccctatctctgtaacctcctccagccccgacaaccctccctatctctgtaacctcctccagccccgacaaccctccctatctctgtaacctcctccagccccgacaaccctccctatctctgtaacctcctccagccccgacaaccttccctatctctgtaacctcctccagcccccgacaaccctccctatctctgtaacctcctccagccccgacaaccctccctatctgtgtaacctcctacaaaccctacacccctccctatctctgtaacctcctccaacccctacaacactccctatctctgtaacatcctccagctcctacaaccctccctatctctgtaacatcctccagctccgacaaccctccctatccctgtaacctcctccagcccctacaaccctccctatctctgtaacctccaccagttcctacaaccctccctatctctgtaacctcctccagcccctacaaccctccctatctctgtaaccccctccagcccctacatcccaccctatctctgtaacctcctctagcccccacaaccctccctatctctgtaacctcctccagcccctacaaccctccctatctctgtaacctcctccagccccgacaatcctccctatctctgtaacctcctccagccccaacaaccctccctatctctgtaacctcctccagcccctacaaccctccctatctctgtaacctcctccaacccctacacccctccctatctctgtaacctcctccagcccctacaacctccctatctctgtaacctcctccagcccctacaacctccctatctctgtaacctcctccagccccgacaaccctccctatctctgtaacctcctccagccccgacaaccctccctatctctgtaacctcctacaaaccctacacccctccctatctctgtaaccccctccagcccctacatcccaccttatctctgtaacctcctctagcccccacaaacctccctatctctgtaacctcctccagcccctacaacctccctgtctctgtaacctcctccagcccctacaaccctccctatctctgtaacctcctccagcacctacagccctccctagctctgtaacctcctccagcccctacaaccctcccatctctgtaacctcctccagcccctacaacgctccctgtctctgtaacctcctccagcacctacagccctccctagCTCTCCAAGAGTGATTTCACaatgaaatagggatatggtttataaacacagtattaaaatcttttttttttaataaattttatttccaattattttttccaattaaggggcaatgtagcgtggccaatccacctatcctgcacatcttttgggttatgggggtgaaacccacgcagacacggggagaatgtgcaaactccatatggacagtgacccagagccgggattcgaacccgggtcctcagcaccgtaggcagcaatgctaaccactgtgccaccgtgctgccctagtattaaaatctttaacatcacatccGAAATTAGCTTCCAATTAAAccttaaacaattttaatgaatgcagtggcacagtgacccttaactgctatctatattcccactcaaacaacaacatagaacatagaacatagaactacagcacagaacaggcccttcggccctttgatgttgtgccgagcaatgatcaccctacttaaacccacgtaacccgtatacccgtaacccaacaatccccccattaaccttacactacgggcaatttagcatggccaatccacctaacctgcacatctttggactgtgggaggaaaccggagcacccggaggaaacccacgcacacacggggaggacgtgcagactccacacagacagtgacccagccgggaatcgaagctaggaccctggagctgtgaagcattgatgctaaccaccatgctaccgtgaggccccagaatAATAAATCTCAGCTCACAAAATAAATCTCAGCTCTCAATTTACTGTTGAGATATATTTAGCATACCTTCTTTATA contains the following coding sequences:
- the LOC119955903 gene encoding OTU domain-containing protein 5-like — its product is MTILPKPQAERGDEADGRPGPGSRPRASPTPPPPLPVAAGPCCSSSSSSSSCSTSSSSSSSSCPGGVAGGSALPLALPPAGPMQAGSQAPAPASHWLQHQGGRRGALAAAGGSRGRGLLLLPPPPKRRHRASPHRSGRRSHRHHHRHQAPPPPPPPPLGLHHVLQYHRHHHRLLAPGAPGHPRPPVPPSSSSSSAPPQSGATGSGLGNPAAGAGGLGGAGCGGGGGGGGINLPTPGSPGASQEEGAGYNSEDEYETAAREQLQDPAKVEQEHWFEKALSEKKGFVIKKMKEDGACLFRAVGEFTRVRVVHCITLQSRCVFRPRKASATCSSATAAATSGLEEWSGRSPRQRSLAASPEHPDLHPEGVVKSSAPGSAVAHVQGKPPSPCAPGTSNQMIGERALTPAVSFRPALDCRAIMQQMSPTAFGLADWEDDEILASVLAVSQQEYLDSMKMGRDSYREPSPDKS